In the genome of Nocardioides seonyuensis, one region contains:
- a CDS encoding deoxyguanosinetriphosphate triphosphohydrolase, with amino-acid sequence MTPDELYDDADRERLVAEPPKRVDAPVRTPFERDRARVVHAAASRRLAAKTQVVGPQSDDFVRNRLTHSLEVAQVARDLARALGCHPDVTETAALAHDLGHPPFGHNGERVLAELGQECGGFEGNAQTLRLLTRLEAKTFGPSGSVGLNLTRATLDACTKYPWTRSDAPDPGGVHADGTPRFVVKFGVYDDDAEVFSWFRRGIAGTRKCLEAQVMDLADDVAYSVHDVEDGIVAGRLDLTRLDVDALWDTVRAWYLPDGDDDELGAALDAMREQASWPEASYDASRRSLAAMKNLTSDLIGRFCGSVRAATFAAADGPFVRHRADLVVPRQTEVEIAILKGIAAHYVMQAQDRLTLMERQRELMAELFEAVWSRGPDALDPSFVEDWETAHDDATRRRVTIDQVASYTDARAIKRHRELTGRG; translated from the coding sequence ATGACTCCGGATGAGCTGTACGACGACGCCGACCGCGAGCGACTGGTCGCCGAACCCCCCAAGCGGGTGGACGCCCCCGTGCGCACCCCGTTCGAGCGCGACCGGGCCAGGGTGGTCCACGCGGCGGCCTCCCGCCGGCTCGCGGCCAAGACCCAGGTGGTGGGGCCACAGTCCGACGACTTCGTGCGCAACCGGCTCACCCACAGCCTCGAGGTTGCCCAGGTGGCGCGCGACCTCGCGCGCGCCCTGGGCTGCCACCCTGACGTGACCGAGACGGCCGCCCTCGCACACGACCTGGGACACCCGCCGTTCGGCCACAACGGCGAGCGGGTGCTGGCCGAGCTGGGCCAGGAGTGCGGCGGCTTCGAGGGCAACGCGCAGACCCTGCGACTGCTGACCCGCCTGGAGGCCAAGACGTTCGGGCCGAGCGGCTCCGTGGGCCTCAACCTCACGCGCGCCACGCTCGACGCCTGCACCAAGTACCCCTGGACCCGCTCCGACGCGCCCGACCCCGGAGGCGTGCACGCCGACGGCACCCCGCGCTTCGTGGTCAAGTTCGGTGTCTACGACGACGACGCCGAGGTCTTCTCGTGGTTCAGGCGTGGGATCGCGGGCACCCGCAAGTGCCTCGAGGCGCAGGTCATGGACCTCGCCGACGACGTCGCCTACTCCGTCCATGACGTGGAGGACGGGATCGTCGCCGGCAGGCTCGACCTCACCCGTCTCGACGTCGACGCCCTCTGGGACACCGTGCGGGCGTGGTACCTCCCCGACGGCGACGACGACGAGCTCGGGGCCGCCCTCGACGCCATGAGGGAGCAGGCGAGCTGGCCCGAGGCGTCGTACGACGCAAGCCGGCGTTCGCTGGCGGCGATGAAGAACCTCACCAGCGACCTGATCGGCCGGTTCTGCGGGAGCGTCCGGGCCGCGACGTTCGCAGCTGCCGACGGCCCGTTCGTCCGACACCGTGCCGACCTGGTCGTGCCCCGGCAGACCGAGGTCGAGATCGCGATCCTCAAGGGGATCGCTGCCCACTACGTCATGCAGGCACAGGACCGCTTGACGCTCATGGAGCGGCAGCGCGAGCTCATGGCCGAGCTCTTCGAGGCCGTCTGGTCACGCGGGCCGGACGCGCTCGACCCGTCGTTCGTCGAGGACTGGGAGACGGCCCACGACGACGCCACCCGGCGACGGGTGACCATCGACCAGGTGGCGTCGTACACCGATGCGCGGGCCATCAAGCGGCACCGCGAGCTGACCGGCCGCGGCTGA
- a CDS encoding YtxH domain-containing protein, with protein MRKLMMLAAGAVGYVLGTRAGRDRYEEIKNMATKVKDDPRVQDRAQQAADIAREKAPVVKDKVTDAASSAAHKVKPSGSSSDLEDQLNPDSTALQDDPYPKGDLP; from the coding sequence ATGAGGAAGCTGATGATGCTCGCTGCGGGAGCCGTGGGCTACGTGCTGGGCACCCGCGCCGGACGTGACCGCTACGAGGAGATCAAGAACATGGCCACGAAGGTCAAGGACGACCCACGTGTCCAGGACCGGGCCCAGCAGGCCGCGGACATCGCCCGCGAGAAGGCCCCGGTGGTGAAGGACAAGGTCACCGACGCGGCAAGCAGCGCGGCACACAAGGTCAAGCCGTCAGGGTCGTCGAGCGACCTCGAGGACCAGCTCAACCCTGACAGCACCGCGCTCCAGGACGACCCCTACCCCAAGGGCGACCTGCCCTGA